The following are encoded in a window of Podospora pseudoanserina strain CBS 124.78 chromosome 6, whole genome shotgun sequence genomic DNA:
- the HIR3 gene encoding Histone transcription regulator 3 (EggNog:ENOG503NUPI; COG:K) yields the protein MASLLHRPPAFQAINVEPDEIVDEEIDNTRDIQVEDALKLFQTALKLHSQGPKFFDDAADAYNALFGSEIFKYPEAKTEYERAEAGEDGVLAVEPTFATVLDAAAAETDTLSNTLPQAFYLAYKNHGQFIVDRIRRKIRKAFVAKSAALEDPAVLEDARKALEDFSAALDRDPSDAELWRKTARIAAFLKSSRISRYSLEAAIELDDDPAVDDVEPPSLAEGYAGEDLKDQLQVLGDEMALGHPIMKPFVERGLPPMLKRYQDPIPFLPNPAKSLAVPKKQTTDVPPPRHVISAASPSWTELGAAMACFVEEEGLSGQAVFLEIPDAADDEDIQMEIDMQLLPPDSSPPPDRSSECAVKDEQASGEQSEKPQAAEKESTPMVAEPASLGEATGKERALPSRKRSQSVAGLPDPPEEEAAEGKRSKRTRRRETGRRETAAEEIVDPARLLATQLQPLQAADQNLFQTTKNLLENLGVTDHVTLERIAEVLDSCASDDRMGKIQNLSTVDLRDSILQFDEENATVLLSKRERPQLSLSAFLEHTKSGSQRANEAPAFDETRGVRAFVEKINNGWYPVQDVVFEFLKIIMPTYTGTKWPDHTKTALSDVITQFGSSIYERVTYELDLCLAKGDHEAHLELVKLVHMVFELYLDVYERTTNPNSTAEESTKVEIQLRVDKWMDLTTEVTRQRNPNTDDELSSRFLWAGVYATTLAKDTPRDHILNCWHSMYDHLLESSISEITLPNNAVMPEISTAAAEREISKLTTMDFFLGLFQEDMGDPTSVIDSLEPVLNPENVYITVPGMSEPNGTDGDHSWAKQQKLPLLECASQSLTDLWKFLKRSSTELRLLLWSRLGEAYGKISYATKQFSCFLRSIETIITDFEHVDYLETPPEPRRALFMTMIKALDDLIIQSLHLALNDNSAFDIIDEEHLKSTLSALAKLSCLLHVAAMYEDETRIGMRPAPANHSTLRSFLNKLQEMQVRTWSLQYTMLKVGIQQHPDAFPNYENDLAEYLAAVHQVLGLRKSCKSSNKIFLKMMRVELLKQKNIENWEDYLGQVLYDLHGLKLGVGIWEVQEHGCEPENLEKRQALQLVEKITVLANRMSMKDLLKSDLKTTIERMQQAIGTTKSNPQMTHNLRNYTEYLKTPIHPLHLFQALDGSIDLDAVTINTVDSAPAKHGWYFLLGMIGLTKFKGVELARRQTPGATDDLRIGATYLRLQLQFTPDRWDAWFRLAECFDYELDESVLWSADKMNKDRAELVKFQRSSIHCYTLALSHSYAWSADPHAYGASEDEKEALNDMYREFGMRMYASSREPFAMEPFKHSDQERWFIEPEGIETFRRIRHNEMTDYQVWKFAAHLFRKAMEGKPKEWKNPYMVAKCLWKMYTKAPEELDEKTRRHRPTVKMILRALEKTVEVVSALPKPRSGQDPILEPHYKIVSVVDKLVRRGDLPRQEAADLLQRQPYAIDRGKPVTVDTPEEWEAYIIRCLRYLRDKDKSNWQHRIIMRHARVLFPDSVDENDPANVDAAKAAFAVLRENMFTKTMVMNVWKCEAERSGRHYVYTWRYIKYVVKILAALNDRTNLEAVLRRIRKRGADFYYFNELWQYCVQIYLKLIRQTFNVPSAGEDAFKTLNTEEFDVVGEKITEWATTPAAESHPALNAMKEAVELKKLNSNLMKAGPIDDLITDCYSTIYLDVRPELPRPAEHSTETQPGEDSSQQPPPSASQDGVGVGVPAAELKSKLLQNLVAQEEKTVLGSLRAVSEQPDRSEKASVAGDAAPRSHRLGVRRPNILRKADDAVQAVLRVAEAPKSAVSGASRGRGKNGRTPRESEDEEGEEEGEDVEMKDTGAAAGGHLRKASKASKASNNAGGVVGVGSERSTPGPGGWNDDDDDESDLSDVPPDYEDDIPESLLFPSLGKVAKVESEGEEEEGEEEEGEEEEGETVMEGEETVMEEGDQTAELGDENMEEDEEEEEEEDEEEETHAEDGPDEEMVDTEMEDVGPRSDHEDEVVDEVEEGEQADDEDDEDDEDDEDEEDGEEEEDEDDDEDEAEEAEEEEEEDGHERPVDMAEAGDGEDDEEATEDEGPEQDVE from the exons ATGGCAAGTCTCTTGCACCGTCCC CCCGCATTTCAAGCAATCAATGTCGAACCCGACGAAATCGTCGATGAGGAGATCGACAACACTCGAGATATTCAGGTGGAAGATGCCTTGAAGCTATTCCAAACCGCCCTCAAACTACACTCGCAAGGCCCCAAGTTCTTCGATGACGCGGCCGACGCCTACAACGCCCTTTTCGGCTCTGAAATCTTCAAATATCCAGAGGCAAAGACCGAGTACGAGCGGGCCGAAGcgggtgaagatggcgtcCTGGCTGTTGAGCCCACGTTTGCGACAGTGCTCGATGCCGCTGCCGCAGAGACCGACACCCTGagcaacaccctcccccaagccTTCTACCTCGCGTACAAAAACCACGGCCAGTTTATTGTCGATCGGATTAGGCGCAAGATCCGAAAAGCTTTCGTGGCCAAGTCGGCCGCTCTTGAGGATCCAGCTGTGTTGGAAGATGCCAGGAAGGCACTGGAGGATTTCAGCGCCGCGCTCGACCGTGACCCCTCAGACGCCGAGTTATGGAGAAAAACCGCCCGCATCGCTGCTTTCCTGAAGAGCAGCCGGATTAGTCGCTACAGCTTGGAGGCTGCCATCGAATTGGACGATGACCCTGCGGTGGACGATGTGGAGCCCCCTTCGTTGGCAGAAGGATATGCGGGCGAGGATCTCAAAGACCAGCTTCAAGTCTTGGGGGATGAAATGGCGCTGGGCCATCCGATAATGAAGCCCTTTGTGGAACGAGGACTTCCTCCCATGCTGAAACGGTATCAAGATCCAATACCCTTTCTTCCGAATCCTGCAAAGTCATTGGCTGTGCCCAAGAAACAGACAACAGATGTCCCACCCCCACGACATGTTATTTCTGCCGCGAGCCCCTCCTGGACAGAGCTGGGTGCGGCCATGGCATGTttcgtcgaggaagaggggctTTCCGGACAGGCGGTGTTTTTGGAAATTCCAGATGCggccgacgatgaggacatCCAGATGGAAATAGATATGCAACTTTTGCCTCCGgattcctcgcctcctcccgaCAGGTCATCTGAATGTGCTGTAAAAGACGAACAAGCTTCGGGCGAGCAATCCGAGAAACCACAAGCGGCTGAGAAAGAATCCACGCCAATGGTGGCAGAGCCGGCATCCCTGGGTGAAGCAACGGGCAAGGAACGTGCTTTGCCTTCCAGGAAGCGTTCTCAGTCAGTTGCTGGGCTTCCCGATCCCCCGGAAGAAGAGGCGGCCGAGGGTAAGCGGAGCAAGCGGACTCGACGGCGGGAAACAGGGCGACGAGAAACAGCGGCGGAAGAGATTGTGGATCCTGCCCGGCTTCTCGCGACGCAATTGCAACCGTTACAGGCCGCTGACCAGAATCTGTTTCAAACGACCAAGAATCTTCTGGAGAATCTTGGAGTAACGGACCATGTGACACTGGAAAGAATAGCTGAGGTCCTTGATTCGTGTGCGTCTGACGACCGGATGGGGAAGATTCAGAATCTATCAACCGTTGATCTTCGAGATTCGATTCTCCagtttgacgaggagaaTGCCACTGTCCTGCTAAGTAAGCGTGAGCGCCCGCAGCTCAGTCTCTCGGCCTTCCTTGAGCACACCAAGTCAGGGTCTCAGCGAGCAAATGAGGCCCCGGCGTTCGATGAGACCCGGGGCGTTCGAGCTTTTGTTGAAAAGATCAACAATGGATGGTACCCAGTTCAAGACGTGGTGTTTGAGTTTCTCAAGATCATTATGCCTACATACACTGGGACCAAATGGCCAGACCACACCAAGACAGCGCTGTCGGATGTTATCACACAGTTTGGCTCCAGCATATACGAGAGGGTCACCTACGAGCTCGACTTGTGCCTTGCGAAGGGCGACCATGAGGCGCATCTTGAGTTAGTCAAGCTGGTACATATGGTGTTTGAACTCTACCTGGACGTCTATGAAcgcaccaccaaccctaACAGCACGGCGGAAGAAAGCACCAAGGTTGAGATTCAGCTGCGTGTGGACAAGTGGATGGACCTCACGACGGAAGTCACAAGACAACGGAATCCAAACACAGACGACGAGCTCTCGTCACGCTTCCTGTGGGCTGGAGTGTATGCCACAACATTGGCGAAAGACACACCGCGAGATCATATCCTCAACTGCTGGCACAGCATGTACGATCATCTTCTCGAGTCCTCCATCAGCGAAATCACATTGCCCAACAACGCTGTTATGCCAGAAATTTCAACCGCTGCTGCCGAACGCGAGATATCAAAGTTGACGACGAtggacttcttcttgggtcTCTTCCAGGAGGACATGGGTGATCCAACCTCTGTGATTGACAGTCTAGAACCGGTTTTGAACCCGGAAAATGTTTACATCACGGTGCCTGGCATGTCGGAGCCAAATGGAACCGACGGTGACCACTCATGGGCAAAGCAACAGAAGTTGCCGCTCTTGGAGTGCGCAAGCCAGAGTCTGACGGACTTGTGGAAGTTCCTCAAGCGGAGCAGCACGGAGCTCAGGCTGTTGCTATGGTCACGACTGGGCGAGGCGTACGGCAAGATTAGCTATGCGACCAAACAGTTCTCGTGCTTTTTGAGGAGCATCGAAACCATTATCACCGACTTTGAACATGTAGATTACCTCGAGACACCACCCGAACCAAGGAGGGCCCTGTTTATGACCATGATCAAGGCGCTGGATGATCTGATCATACAATCATTGCACTTGGCCTTGAACGACAACAGCGCATTCGACATCATTGATGAGGAGCACTTGAAGTCAACCCTCTCGGCTCTCGCCAAACTCAGCTGCCTCCTTCATGTAGCAGCCATGTACGAGGACGAGACTCGCATCGGGATGAGACCGGCACCGGCCAACCACTCAACTCTACGATCGTTCCTCAACAAGCTTCAGGAGATGCAGGTGAGAACTTGGTCCCTTCAGTATACCATGCTCAAGGTCGGCATTCAGCAGCATCCAGACGCTTTCCCCAACTATGAAAACGACTTGGCCGAGTACCTGGCGGCCGTTCATCAAGTTCTCGGTCTGCGCAAGAGCTGCAAGTCGTCCAACAAGATCTTCCTCAAGATGATGCGGGTGGAGCTCCTGAAGCAGAAGAACATTGAGAACTGGGAAGATTACCTGGGGCAGGTCCTTTACGATCTGCACGGCTTGAAGCTCGGAGTTGGTATCTGGGAGGTTCAGGAGCATGGCTGCGAGCCTGAGAATCTCGAGAAGCGCCAGGCTCTGCAGCTTGTCGAGAAGATCACCGTCCTTGCCAACAGGATGTCGATGAAGGATCTCCTGAAATCGGATCTCAAGACCACGATTGAGCGGATGCAGCAGGCGATTGGGACTACCAAGTCCAATCCCCAGATGACGCACAATCTGCGCAATTACACCGAGTACCTCAAGACTCCCATTCACCCCTTGCACCTCTTCCAGGCGCTCGACGGCAGTATCGACCTCGACGCCGTCACCATTAACACCGTGGACAGCGCTCCCGCCAAGCACGGGTGgtacttcctcctcggcatgaTCGGTCTCACCAAGTTCAAGGGCGTCGAGCTCGCGCGGCGCCAAACACCGGGCGCTACTGACGATCTCCGCATTGGCGCCACGTACCTGCGCCTCCAGCTTCAGTTCACCCCCGACCGTTGGGATGCGTGGTTCCGTCTGGCCGAGTGCTTCGATTATGAGCTGGACGAGTCTGTTCTCTGGAGCGCGGACAAGATGAACAAGGACCGGGCTGAGCTGGTGAAGTTCCAGCGAAGTTCTATCCATTGTTACACGCTGGCGTTGTCGCATTCGTATGCCTGGTCGGCTGACCCGCACGCGTATGGGGCTTCAGAagatgagaaggaggcgcTGAACGACATGTACCGTGAGTTTGGCATGCGGATGTATGCCTCCAGCCGGGAGCCGTTTGCGATGGAGCCGTTCAAGCACTCTGATCAGGAGAGGTGGTTTATCGAGCCAGAAGGGATCGAGACTTTCCGACGGATTCGTCACAACGAGATGACAGACTATCAGGTCTGGAAGTTTGCGGCTCACTTGTTCCGCAAGGCGATGGAGGGCAAGCCAAAGGAGTGGAAGAACCCTTACATGGTGGCGAAGTGCCTGTGGAAGATGTACACCAAGGCAcccgaggagctggatgagaaGACTCGCCGGCATCGTCCCACAGTGAAGATGATTCTGAGGGCGCTCGAGAAGAcagtggaggtggtgtcggcGTTGCCGAAGCCTCGCAGTGGTCAGGATCCGATTCTCGAGCCGCACTACAAGATTGTCTCTGTGGTTGACAAGCTGGTTCGTCGGGGGGATTTACCCCGTCAAGAGGCTGCTGATCTTCTTCAGCGGCAGCCGTACGCTATCGACAGAGGGAAACCAGTTACGGTCGATACCCctgaggagtgggaggcgTACATTATCCGGTGCTTGCGGTACTTGCGAGACAAGGATAAGTCCAACTGGCAACATCGCATTATCATGCGGCATGCTCGGGTGCTCTTTCCCGACTCCGTGGACGAGAACGACCCTGCCAACGTCGACGCCGCCAAGGCAGCCTTTGCCGTCTTGAGAGAAAACATGTTCACCAAGACCATGGTGATGAACGTCTGGAAGTGTGAAGCCGAGCGTTCTGGTCGGCACTACGTCTACACCTGGCGCTACATCAAATACGTCGTCAAGATCCTCGCCGCCCTGAACGACAGAACCAACCTCGAGGCTGTCCTCCGACGTATTCGCAAGCGCGGCGCCGACTTTTACTACTTCAACGAGCTCTGGCAGTACTGTGTCCAAATCTACCTCAAGCTGATCAGGCAAACCTTCAACGTCCCCTCCGCCGGCGAGGACGCCTTCAAGACGTTGAATACCGAAGAATTCGACGTCGTAGGCGAGAAAATCACCGAGTGGGCCACCACGCCCGCAGCAGAATCCCACCCTGCCCTCAACGCAATGAAGGAAGCGGTCGAGCTGAAGAAGTTGAACTCCAACCTCATGAAGGCGGGTCCCATCGACGACCTGATCACAGACTGCTACTCAACCATCTACCTCGATGTCAGACCTGAGCTGCCCCGGCCAGCGGAACATAGCACCGAAACCCAACCGGGTGAAGATTCCtctcagcaaccaccaccgtccgCTTCTCaagacggggttggggttggggttccGGCGGCGGAACTCAAAAGCAAGCTCCTCCAGAACCTGGTcgcccaagaagaaaagaccgTTCTCGGCTCGTTGCGGGCGGTGTCGGAGCAGCCTGATCGTTCTGAAAAAGCGTCCGTGGCAGGGGATGCAGCACCGCGAAGCCACAGACTGGGTGTTCGTCGGCCGAACATCCTGCGCAAGGCGGACGATGCCGTGCAGGCTGTTTTGCGGGTTGCTGAGGCGCCAAAGTCGGCGGTTAGCGGTGCCTCCCGCGGCAGAGGTAAAAATGGGCGGACGCCAAGggagagtgaggatgaggagggggaggaggagggggaggatgtggagatgaaggataCCGGTGCTGCTGCGGGTGGACATTTGAGGAAGGCGAGTAAGGCGAGTAAGGCGAGTAATAatgctgggggggttgtgggggttggaagCGAAAGGTCGACTCCTGGGCCCGGGGGTtggaatgatgatgatgacgatgagagTGACTTGAGTGATGTGCCGCCGGATTATGAGGATGATATTCCGGAGAGTCTGCTGTTTCCCAGTTTGGGGAAGGTTGCTAAGGTGGAgagcgagggggaggaggaggaaggggaggaggaggaaggggaggaggaggaaggggaaacGGTcatggaaggggaggagacggtcatggaggagggggatcaGACTGCTGAATTGGGGGATGAGAatatggaggaggacgaggaggaagaagaggaggaggatgaagaagaagagaccCATGCTGAAGATGGACCAGATGAGGAAATGGTGGATACCGAGATGGAAGATGTGGGACCTCGATCTGATcatgaggacgaggtggtggatgaggtggaggagggggagcaggctgatgatgaggatgatgaggatgatgaggatgatgaggatgaagaagatggggaggaggaggaagacgaggacgatgatgaggatgaggcggaagaggctgaggaagaagaggaggaggacgggcATGAGCGGCCAGTGGACATGGCGGaggctggagatggggaggatgatgaagaggctactgaggatgaggggcCAGAGCAAGATGTCGAGTAG
- a CDS encoding hypothetical protein (COG:U; EggNog:ENOG503NXKS), whose product MLGHHREDGGGGGGGSDNDNDNNGSGAAYPAPSSMMHHGLPASRQQAKPQWPNAGPWSKPDEQTDYSYYQQQYNQRHQHYPPRNFPVQNLHSYQTRSNHQRRPSSSPKPTLDLSHDRRQIPPDLLSPRSDSFFYSSPNARRNPALTPTASHFPNSSARMRAESNPVSRPPPRSAFPGLSSNPFIIEAYEPEPEPEPTPQSEPPSRAHSRPPSDEPPRKFPLLARHHEQIGGAMSPASMMSRFESPPGSRRGTPTPSEGTVVTVENFSRPRKTSIRSQQSDGALSSRRMGLSRPQVEPTLEESGEYQSDYQQVHAQSHAPGNPWPRLRRLSGSSSQSSSTFSSIAPRPSQDHAPRSETPRNMNAPIAALAGPFARSVLGPSSSGTQAYAREEQAAQEQQQQQQQQQQQQQQQQPVQTREPPPWLSAPDETLRSSFRSQLTSSTAQGTLFTATGTERNSVLTKASSVGDHQSITNIYARASWWHSSIIGDDGLLEDVMGMYERGFNDSDIESIRKSMRFADDEDIFAQADLDNPMPRRNSSRPASSHHSDADVVKEKILEAMNDSLPAPTGIAIPMGSPGSRQSVPKFRQSLLPTNSLPKDFGFGQHIAKRNLAEAEGLEKLDSAKLVDGDDVPVQQAVEREEERPVSPLSPVQPELPIPTMPIPASRPTTPSRAPPPMPQEPPEEPGARDRYGFRKAGPNVSRQAYDAWNAGYTEYLSRRRKKWIAFLKDNSLMTDRPIRFPPRSTKTKRFIRKGIPPDWRGAAWFYYAGGPAILSKHRGVYEDLLRRAALDPTGPGSMPGLVGEVKPLIVDDIEKDLYRTFPDNIRFKPPRPAPPPPSSPVGGEEGDDAVEVEPAPEPEIITSLRRVLHAFALYNPRIGYCQSLNFLAGLLLLFVETEEQAFWLLNVITRVYLPGTHEMSLEGSKVDLGVLMVALKDSLPNVWKQIGGDEDMGLGGGGGGKKKPKRGLPGSGHRANQQSVSDPNRLPAITLCMTAWFMSCFIGTLPIETVLRVWDVFFYEGSRTLFRVALTIFKLGEPEIKAVQDPMEMFGVVQQFPRKLLDANALMDLCYKRRNGIGHLSQDDVEEKRQERRDGIRRWKAEQEAAALGGGSSSNGGTGTRGLDLAGGVDGGMRGVFGRVGGNKSGGNKEQVRAAEVM is encoded by the coding sequence ATGTTGGGCCATCACAgagaagacggaggaggaggaggaggaggcagtgACAATGATAATGATAATAATGGTAGTGGTGCGGCCTATCCCGCCCCAAGCAGCATGATGCACCACGGCTTGCCCGCTTCCCGACAGCAAGCGAAACCACAATGGCCAAACGCCGGACCCTGGTCGAAACCAGACGAACAGACCGACTACTCCTACTACCAGCAGCAATACAACCAGCGCCATCAGCACTATCCTCCCCGCAACTTTCCCGTCCAGAATCTTCACTCTTACCAAACACGCTCCAACCACCAACGACGACCGTCGAGCTCGCCGAAACCGACGCTCGATCTATCACACGACCGCCGACAGATCCCCCCTGACCTCCTTTCTCCTCGCAGCGACTCTTTCTTTTATAGCTCCCCGAATGCTCGGCGAAATCCGGCCTTGACACCGACCGCCTCCCATTTTCCGAACAGCAGTGCTCGGATGAGGGCCGAGTCGAACCCCGTGTCGAGACCGCCGCCCAGGTCGGCTTTTCCGGGCCTGTCGTCGAACCCTTTCATCATTGAGGCATACGAACCAGAACCTGAACCTGAGCCGACACCGCAATCGGAGCCCCCATCGCGGGCGCATTCTCGACCGCCGAGCGATGAGCCGCCACGCAAGTTCCCGCTCCTTGCCCGACATCACGAGCAAATCGGGGGGGCGATGTCTCCAGCCTCGATGATGTCACGCTTCGAGTCACCGCCCGGCAGCAGGCGAGgcacaccaaccccatcggAAGGTACTGTCGTGACAGTCGAAAACTTTTCTCGGCCACGGAAGACGAGCATTCGGTCGCAGCAGTCTGATGGTGCTTTGTCGTCACGACGGATGGGACTGAGTCGCCCGCAGGTGGAGCCGACGCTGGAAGAGTCGGGAGAGTATCAAAGTGATTATCAACAAGTACACGCGCAATCCCACGCGCCCGGAAATCCGTGGCCTAGGCTCCGGAGACTGTCTGGCTCGTCCTCGCAGTCTTCCAGTACGTTTTCCTCGATTGCGCCTCGCCCGTCGCAGGATCATGCTCCGAGAAGCGAGACTCCGAGAAATATGAACGCCCCCATTGCGGCCTTGGCCGGCCCCTTTGCGAGATCGGTGCTGGGTCCCAGTAGTAGTGGCACTCAGGCCTACGCTCGGGAAGAGCAAGCGgcacaagaacaacaacagcagcagcagcagcaacaacagcaacagcaacagcaacagccagTTCAAACTCGAgagccaccaccatggctcTCGGCACCGGACGAAACCCTTCGGTCGAGCTTTCGATCCCAGCTCACATCCTCCACGGCTCAGGGCACGTTATTCACGGCGACGGGAACCGAGAGAAACAGCGTTCTCACCAAGGCGAGCAGCGTCGGGGATCACCAATCTATTACTAACATCTATGCCCGGGCAAGCTGGTGGCACAGCTCCATCATTGGAGACGATGGGCTTTTGGAGGATGTGATGGGAATGTACGAGAGAGGGTTCAATGATTCGGACATTGAAAGCATACGGAAGAGCATGAGGTTTgcggacgacgaggacatTTTTGCGCAGGCTGATTTGGACAACCCGATGCCACGGAGGAACAGCTCGAGGCCTGCAAGCAGCCACCATTCCGACGCCGAcgtggtgaaggagaagataTTGGAAGCGATGAACGACAGCTTGCCAGCGCCAACTGGCATCGCGATTCCGATGGGCAGTCCGGGTTCGAGACAGTCGGTTCCCAAGTTTAGACAGTCGTTACTGCCAACGAACTCGTTGCCGAAGGATTTTGGATTTGGACAGCACATCGCGAAGAGAAATCTGGCTGAAGCCGAAGGGCTGGAGAAGCTCGATTCGGCCaagttggtggatggggatgatgtccCAGTGCAGCAGGCGGTGGagcgggaggaagagagaccAGTTTCGCCCTTGTCGCCTGTACAGCCAGAGCTACCGATACCCACGATGCCGATACCAGCTTCTCGCCCTACAACGCCATCTCGCGCTCCGCCACCAATGCCACAGGAACCACCGGAGGAGCCAGGCGCCCGGGACCGGTACGGGTTCCGAAAGGCGGGTCCTAATGTTTCCCGCCAGGCGTATGACGCTTGGAACGCCGGTTATACCGAATACTTGTCCAGGAGACGCAAGAAGTGGATTGCCTTTCTCAAGGACAACTCGCTCATGACGGACCGACCTATACGATTCCCGCCACGCAGCACCAAGACGAAGAGATTCATCCGAAAGGGCATCCCGCCAGACTGGAGAGGGGCGGCCTGGTTTTACTACGCGGGCGGGCCGGCGATTCTGAGCAAGCACCGGGGTGTGTACGAAGATTTGCTGAGGCGGGCTGCGTTGGATCCCACCGGACCGGGGAGCATgccggggttggtgggggaggtgaagccgTTGATTGTGGACGACATCGAGAAGGATTTATACAGGACGTTTCCTGACAATATCCGGTTCAAGCCGCCCAGGCCGGCGCCGCCACCTCCGAGTAGTCCGGTtggcggtgaagagggagatgatgcGGTCGAGGTCGAGCCAGCGCCAGAGCCGGAGATCATCACGTCGCTCAGGAGGGTCTTGCACGCGTTTGCGTTGTATAACCCCCGGATTGGGTACTGTCAGAGTCTGAACTTTCTGGCTGGGTTACTGCTGCTGTTTGTCGAGACCGAGGAGCAGGCGTTTTGGTTGCTTAATGTCATCACCAGGGTTTATCTTCCGGGCACGCACGAGATGAGCCTGGAGGGATCAAAAGTTGATCTTGGGGTTTTGATGGTGGCGCTCAAGGACTCTCTCCCTAATGTCTGGAAGCAAATAGGAGGCGACGAGGACATGGGActgggcgggggaggagggggaaagaagaaacccaAACGAGGCCTCCCCGGAAGCGGACACAGGGCCAACCAGCAGAGCGTGAGCGATCCTAATCGGCTCCCTGCCATAACACTCTGCATGACGGCCTGGTTCATGTCTTGTTTCATCGGGACTCTCCCCATCGAGACGGTCCTGAGAGTCTGGGACGTGTTTTTCTACGAGGGGAGCAGGACGCTGTTTAGGGTTGCGTTGACGATCTTCAAGCTGGGGGAGCCCGAGATCAAGGCGGTGCAGGATCCGATGGAGATGTTTGGGGTTGTGCAGCAGTTTCCACGGAAGCTGCTGGACGCGAACGCGCTGATGGATTTGTGCTACAAGAGGCGGAACGGGATCGGGCATTTGAGCcaggatgatgttgaggagaagaggcaggagaggagggatgggatcaggaggtggaaggcggagcaggaggctgctgctttgggcGGTGGGAGTAGCAGCAACGGGGGAACAGGGacgagggggttggatttAGCTGGGGGGGTGGACGGTGGCATGAGGGGCGTTTTTGGAAGGGTGGGGGGAAATAAGTCGGGGGGGAACAAGGAGCAGGTCAGGGCTGCGGAGGTGATGTAG
- a CDS encoding hypothetical protein (COG:O; EggNog:ENOG503P3WQ), which yields MSSSKRITKELNDCLTSPPPSITITLPSESNISLWHITLTAPPESIYSGGKFGLIVQFPSEYPFKPPTITFATRIYHPNITNETNGSICLSLLKTDNWKPSTKIVTVLEAIRQLLAEPQPDDPLETRIAEQYKNERKEFEKEARAYVGRYAKGPVKFGTEAGAATTGGEGQQQQQQVS from the exons ATGTCTTCGTCCAAGAGAATCACCAAG GAGCTAAACGACTgcctcacctccccacccccctccatcaccatcaccctcccctcggAATCCAATATCTCCCTCTGGcacatcaccctcaccgcaCCCCCGGAATCAATCTACTCCGGCGGCAAATTCGGCCTGATTGTGCAATTTCCCTCAGAATACCCCTTCAAAcctcccaccatcaccttcgCAACCCGCATCtaccaccccaacatcaccaacgagACAAACGGCTCCATCTGCCTTTCGTTGCTCAAAACAGACAACTGGAAGCCGTCAACCAAGATTGTCACTGTGCTGGAGGCGATTAGACAACTGCTTGCCGAGCCGCAGCCGGATGACCCATTGGAAACAAGAATCGCGGAGCAGTACAAGAATGAGAGGAAGGAGTtcgagaaggaggcgagggcgTATGTGGGGAGGTATGCCAAGGGGCCGGTGAAGTTTGGCACCGAGGCGGGGGCGGCGACGactgggggggagggacaacagcagcaacaacaggtGTCTTAG